Proteins encoded by one window of Halomonas sp. Bachu 37:
- a CDS encoding DUF4113 domain-containing protein: protein MRCANRTPRWTTRWEEIPKVRTL, encoded by the coding sequence TTGCGCTGTGCCAACCGTACGCCACGCTGGACGACCCGCTGGGAGGAGATACCCAAGGTGAGGACGTTATAA
- a CDS encoding ATP-dependent nuclease: MKLQTIRLSNFQSFGAAPTEIRLEEITYLIGPNGSGKTAALQALCRLFAFEPSLRRILRSDFHVPFNEEAPPDERQLWIEADFLFPELGDEDDDDNSTVAPHFGHMRLDEIDGTPRVRFRLTATMGLDGDIEESMVYVLDINADGSPLSTAQVPRSERNHIHVHYLPARRDPADHIAYGANALLGRMLRAVNWDAERTVIKGLTDQISDSLAANQSINAFSTSLKSAWSALHKGSFFVDPKLTFVASEIEALLRHMSVSFTPGHDEQLVDFSRLSDGQKSMLYLSLVLSSQAIGRAVLAEDDDSFDADKLRPPVFTLVAVEEPENSLSPHYLGRIVNALNKMTSEGDAQALIATHAPSMLRRVAPERIRYLRLTRNRTSRVTHIQLPESADEAHKFVREAVQAFPEIYFSRLVVLGEGDSEEIVLPRLLQVNGAPVDESAITIAPLGGRHVNHFWRLLSALQVPYLTLLDLDVARYQAGWGRIKYVNDQLAKYRPEQKLPKDHGIPKWDSTKSMVREYEHYLDLLEDRDVYFSYPMDLDFAMLLAYPDAYGVTEEDPEDDTIKAVLGKSHHDANQYSKEEQKLFNTYHQRFKLGSKPAAHIEALAQLTDEELLADMPASLSRLADAIIAKLAELPE, from the coding sequence ATGAAGCTTCAAACGATCCGGCTCTCGAACTTCCAATCATTCGGAGCGGCACCCACCGAGATCCGGCTGGAGGAGATTACTTATCTCATCGGCCCTAACGGCTCAGGCAAGACAGCAGCACTCCAAGCCCTGTGCCGTCTGTTTGCCTTTGAGCCATCACTGCGCCGGATCTTGCGCTCGGATTTTCATGTCCCATTCAACGAGGAAGCACCGCCTGATGAGCGTCAGCTATGGATCGAGGCAGACTTTCTGTTCCCGGAACTCGGCGACGAGGATGACGATGACAATAGCACGGTAGCCCCTCATTTCGGCCACATGCGCCTTGACGAAATCGACGGCACACCGCGAGTGCGTTTCCGCCTCACCGCCACCATGGGCTTGGATGGGGATATAGAAGAAAGCATGGTCTATGTGCTGGACATCAATGCAGATGGCTCGCCGCTGAGCACAGCTCAAGTTCCCCGATCTGAACGCAACCATATCCACGTTCACTACCTGCCCGCACGCCGTGATCCTGCCGATCACATTGCCTATGGCGCCAATGCATTGCTGGGACGCATGCTGCGTGCGGTGAACTGGGATGCAGAGCGAACTGTTATCAAGGGCCTGACCGACCAAATCAGCGACAGCTTGGCGGCGAATCAATCAATCAATGCGTTCAGCACAAGCTTGAAATCGGCATGGAGTGCTTTGCACAAGGGAAGCTTCTTTGTCGACCCCAAGCTCACATTTGTTGCGTCCGAGATTGAAGCCTTGCTGCGACACATGTCGGTTTCATTCACGCCGGGCCATGACGAGCAGTTGGTGGACTTCTCGCGACTGAGCGATGGTCAGAAGTCGATGCTGTATCTGTCCCTCGTGCTGTCCTCGCAAGCCATCGGTCGCGCTGTCCTAGCTGAAGATGACGATTCTTTCGACGCAGACAAGCTGCGCCCGCCCGTGTTTACGCTGGTGGCGGTCGAAGAGCCAGAAAACAGCCTCTCGCCGCACTACCTTGGGCGGATCGTCAATGCGCTCAACAAGATGACCAGCGAAGGTGACGCACAAGCACTGATTGCGACCCACGCGCCGTCGATGCTGCGGCGCGTCGCTCCGGAACGTATCCGCTATCTGCGGCTGACCCGGAATCGAACGTCGCGCGTCACGCACATTCAACTGCCGGAAAGCGCGGACGAAGCGCACAAATTCGTGCGAGAAGCCGTCCAGGCATTTCCCGAGATCTATTTTTCGCGACTTGTCGTTCTGGGCGAAGGTGATAGCGAAGAGATTGTTTTGCCAAGGCTGCTGCAGGTCAATGGGGCGCCTGTTGACGAGTCCGCCATTACGATTGCGCCTTTGGGCGGTAGACACGTTAACCATTTCTGGCGGCTTCTTTCCGCCCTTCAAGTCCCTTATCTGACATTGCTTGATCTCGATGTGGCGCGCTACCAGGCTGGGTGGGGGCGGATCAAGTACGTGAATGATCAGCTCGCAAAGTATCGGCCAGAACAAAAGTTACCGAAGGATCATGGCATTCCAAAATGGGACTCAACAAAGAGCATGGTCCGTGAGTACGAACACTACCTTGATCTGCTTGAGGATCGAGATGTTTACTTCTCATATCCCATGGATCTAGATTTCGCTATGTTGCTTGCGTACCCAGATGCGTATGGCGTGACAGAGGAAGACCCCGAGGATGACACGATCAAAGCTGTCTTGGGTAAAAGTCACCACGACGCCAACCAGTACAGCAAAGAAGAACAGAAGCTATTCAACACCTACCATCAGCGCTTCAAGCTTGGTAGCAAACCTGCAGCCCATATTGAGGCACTGGCTCAACTGACTGATGAGGAGTTGCTGGCGGATATGCCCGCATCGCTAAGCAGATTGGCTGATGCCATCATTGCCAAGCTCGCGGAGTTGCCGGAGTGA
- a CDS encoding DUF1153 domain-containing protein — MSNEPTVKRWTAKRKAAVVMDIFKGKTTVAEVARQHDLTVSEVEGWIEEAQRNMENGFRARPKDIREQYESDLRETKEALGEAHLQIYALKKWRRLLDEDDNS, encoded by the coding sequence ATGAGCAACGAACCCACCGTCAAACGCTGGACCGCCAAGCGTAAAGCCGCCGTGGTCATGGATATCTTCAAGGGCAAGACCACCGTCGCTGAGGTGGCTCGACAGCATGACCTCACCGTCTCCGAAGTCGAGGGCTGGATCGAAGAGGCCCAACGCAACATGGAGAACGGGTTCCGAGCCCGGCCCAAGGATATCCGTGAGCAGTACGAATCCGATCTGCGGGAAACCAAGGAGGCGCTGGGCGAGGCTCACCTGCAGATCTATGCATTAAAAAAGTGGCGCCGCCTGCTCGACGAGGACGACAACTCGTAG
- a CDS encoding transposase: MLAYKLVAIYRQRMQIEEGFRDIKSPLFGLGFGMHRSRQGKRIESLLLISMLANVAVMVAGLQVQANGQQRRYQSNSLRHRRVLSVWRLDLEWLRRHQSGAVPWPSWEILRESLREEVSEQTLCDE; the protein is encoded by the coding sequence GTGCTGGCATACAAGCTGGTCGCTATCTACCGGCAGCGCATGCAGATTGAAGAAGGCTTCCGTGATATCAAGAGCCCCTTGTTTGGACTGGGCTTCGGTATGCATCGGTCTCGGCAGGGCAAGCGCATCGAGAGCCTGCTGCTGATCTCCATGCTGGCGAACGTGGCCGTGATGGTGGCTGGCCTGCAGGTCCAGGCCAACGGGCAACAGCGGCGTTACCAGAGCAACAGTCTCCGGCACCGGCGCGTGCTGTCTGTGTGGCGGTTGGACTTGGAGTGGCTTCGGCGTCATCAGTCGGGGGCCGTGCCCTGGCCCTCATGGGAAATCCTCCGAGAGAGCCTTCGCGAGGAGGTCAGTGAACAGACATTATGCGACGAATAG
- a CDS encoding SOS response-associated peptidase yields the protein MCGRFALYSAYPTFSTKAGVVAVDEEPAPRFNVPPGTWITAIRQPSDDEPPHLGTLWWGYQPKWAKGKASQPINARVETVATSGYFKSAFQKRRCLVPADGWFEWDKATTPKQPHFICRKDREPIFFAGIYTEREDGTLGCAIITEPARGAAQDIHDRMPLILDDESLAPWLAPDLTDREILRNLVHHIDAQLITHWPVSTKVNRPSGAGDESLINPA from the coding sequence ATGTGCGGTCGTTTTGCGCTTTACAGTGCCTACCCGACATTCTCAACCAAGGCGGGAGTGGTAGCCGTCGACGAGGAGCCGGCACCACGCTTCAATGTACCTCCTGGCACCTGGATCACGGCAATACGCCAGCCATCGGACGACGAGCCGCCACACTTGGGGACGTTGTGGTGGGGATACCAACCCAAATGGGCGAAAGGCAAGGCAAGCCAACCCATCAATGCACGGGTCGAGACCGTCGCCACGTCGGGCTACTTTAAATCCGCTTTTCAGAAGCGCCGATGCTTAGTCCCCGCCGACGGATGGTTTGAGTGGGACAAGGCCACCACCCCCAAGCAGCCGCACTTCATCTGCCGGAAGGATCGCGAGCCGATCTTTTTTGCCGGGATCTACACCGAACGCGAAGACGGCACCTTGGGCTGTGCGATTATCACCGAGCCGGCCCGGGGCGCCGCTCAGGACATCCATGATCGCATGCCGCTGATCCTGGATGATGAAAGCCTAGCGCCGTGGCTCGCCCCTGATCTGACCGACCGCGAAATCCTGCGCAACCTCGTCCATCATATCGATGCTCAGCTCATTACTCACTGGCCGGTCAGCACGAAGGTCAACCGGCCAAGCGGCGCGGGAGACGAGTCGCTGATCAATCCGGCATAA
- a CDS encoding GNAT family N-acetyltransferase, which yields MADIWLRGSQLAHSFIPYSFWLSRIEDMKTVYLPNSETYVSVSESDVRGFVSLVDEHLAALFVHPSAQGQGYGKQLLVFAQSKRQVLSLCVYTQNRRAVGFYKKSGFRVLEERQEYHTGHPELLMEWSAADT from the coding sequence ATGGCCGATATTTGGCTGCGTGGCTCTCAGCTCGCACACAGCTTCATCCCCTATAGCTTCTGGCTCAGCCGCATCGAGGACATGAAGACCGTCTATCTGCCCAACTCTGAAACCTACGTCAGTGTTAGCGAAAGTGACGTCCGCGGTTTCGTCTCGTTGGTGGATGAGCATCTTGCCGCGCTGTTCGTTCATCCATCTGCTCAAGGCCAAGGCTATGGCAAGCAATTGCTGGTCTTCGCGCAGAGTAAGCGACAAGTGCTCTCCCTGTGCGTCTACACTCAGAACCGTCGTGCCGTAGGCTTTTACAAAAAATCTGGATTTAGAGTGCTTGAGGAGAGGCAAGAATACCATACAGGACACCCGGAGTTGCTTATGGAATGGAGCGCAGCGGATACGTGA
- a CDS encoding endonuclease, which translates to MNLPILAVLLLSLPTLALSAPPASFSAAKRIAEAQVYYDHSGTFYCGCDYSFEHGPDLASCGYEVRKQPKRAARIEWEHVMPAYDFGRSLQCWQDGGRDNCRATDAAFRQAEADLHNLVPTIGEVNGDRSNMRFAMAVSSDAYQYGQCQAKVDFSERAFEPPANVRGDVARTYWYMRDTHGVTISRQQQQLFEAWARQDPVDAWEIERNRRIANIQGNGNRYVSDETVPHQPVVPTAPAATDTPFNCSTRKTCGAMTSCGEALFHLRQCGNTRLDGDGDGTPCEAICR; encoded by the coding sequence ATGAACCTGCCGATCCTGGCTGTATTACTCCTAAGTCTTCCGACTCTGGCTCTGTCGGCTCCTCCTGCGTCTTTCTCCGCTGCCAAACGTATCGCTGAGGCGCAGGTCTACTACGACCACAGCGGCACCTTCTACTGCGGCTGCGATTACAGTTTTGAGCATGGTCCTGATCTCGCTAGTTGCGGCTACGAGGTACGCAAACAACCGAAGCGTGCAGCACGGATCGAGTGGGAGCACGTCATGCCGGCTTATGATTTCGGTCGATCACTACAATGCTGGCAAGATGGAGGACGCGACAATTGTCGAGCGACCGATGCGGCATTTCGCCAAGCGGAGGCAGACCTCCACAACCTGGTTCCGACGATTGGAGAGGTGAATGGGGATCGCTCCAACATGCGCTTTGCCATGGCAGTGAGTAGTGACGCGTACCAGTACGGGCAGTGCCAAGCGAAGGTCGATTTCAGTGAGCGTGCTTTCGAGCCACCGGCCAACGTTCGTGGCGATGTCGCGCGGACTTACTGGTATATGCGAGACACCCACGGCGTTACGATCAGCAGACAACAGCAGCAGCTCTTCGAAGCCTGGGCTCGGCAAGACCCCGTTGATGCTTGGGAAATAGAACGCAACCGGCGAATCGCCAATATCCAGGGCAACGGTAACCGCTACGTCAGTGACGAGACCGTTCCCCATCAACCGGTGGTACCCACCGCACCGGCAGCCACTGACACACCCTTCAACTGCTCGACACGTAAAACGTGCGGTGCCATGACGTCATGCGGTGAGGCACTGTTTCACCTGCGCCAATGCGGTAACACGCGTCTCGATGGTGACGGGGATGGCACCCCCTGCGAAGCCATCTGCCGTTGA
- a CDS encoding translesion error-prone DNA polymerase V autoproteolytic subunit gives MSILVHAALAPRPLALPFPETLIRAGLSGFPSPAQDYEGRTLDLNERLVKRPSSTFFMAVTGDSMETFGMQDGDILVVDRSLEPRPGQILAALVDGEVIVKRYELIGNRPYLCSGNPRYAPIPLGNCDCQVWGVVRSMIHEYPV, from the coding sequence ATGTCGATACTTGTCCATGCGGCACTTGCACCACGTCCGCTTGCCCTGCCATTTCCGGAAACATTGATCCGCGCCGGGCTCAGCGGTTTTCCCAGCCCCGCGCAGGATTACGAGGGACGCACGCTAGATCTCAATGAACGGTTGGTCAAGCGTCCTTCGTCGACGTTTTTTATGGCCGTCACCGGTGACAGCATGGAGACGTTTGGCATGCAGGATGGCGACATTCTGGTCGTGGATCGTTCTCTTGAGCCCCGTCCGGGACAGATACTCGCTGCCCTGGTCGATGGTGAGGTGATCGTCAAACGCTATGAGTTGATCGGTAACCGACCCTACCTCTGCTCAGGCAACCCGCGCTACGCGCCCATCCCCCTGGGAAACTGCGATTGCCAGGTATGGGGCGTGGTCCGCTCGATGATTCATGAGTACCCGGTATGA
- a CDS encoding IS3 family transposase, with amino-acid sequence MSLQAELANEGHSVSLSKLCRWLGVPRRSVYYRPRRRQRLINTELEARVKLTLERFPTYGYRRLACVLGENRKPVQRILQLKGWQVRKRPQGFRPRAKSLPSVTTQPDERWATDLTHVWCGKDRRASLAVIIDCCTREILGWRLSDNGSSNTAEAALEEALIQRLGALGRVHQPLALRSDNGLVFSSRHYTATVKAYGLSQEFTTPYTPEQNGLVERFFRSLKEECIWLHRFESLGQARAVIGRWIRYYNEERPHQSLGYVAPKAHPALVA; translated from the coding sequence GTGTCGTTGCAGGCGGAATTGGCCAACGAGGGCCATTCGGTATCGCTATCCAAGCTCTGTCGCTGGCTAGGCGTACCCAGGCGGAGCGTCTATTACCGGCCCAGGAGACGGCAGCGCTTGATCAATACAGAGCTGGAAGCGCGCGTAAAGCTGACCTTGGAACGCTTCCCCACGTATGGTTATCGACGATTGGCCTGTGTCCTGGGCGAGAATCGCAAACCCGTACAGCGCATCCTGCAGCTCAAGGGCTGGCAGGTGCGCAAGCGTCCCCAAGGTTTTCGGCCTCGTGCCAAGAGCTTGCCATCAGTGACCACGCAGCCTGATGAGCGCTGGGCCACTGACCTTACTCACGTCTGGTGCGGCAAGGATCGACGGGCCAGCCTGGCAGTCATTATTGACTGCTGCACGCGGGAGATCCTCGGTTGGCGATTATCGGACAATGGCAGCAGCAATACAGCGGAAGCCGCCCTGGAAGAGGCCCTGATCCAGCGACTCGGCGCTCTGGGACGAGTCCATCAGCCTCTGGCGCTACGCTCGGATAACGGGCTGGTTTTCAGCAGCCGGCACTACACGGCGACGGTGAAGGCGTATGGCCTGAGCCAGGAGTTCACGACGCCGTACACGCCAGAGCAGAATGGCCTCGTAGAACGCTTCTTCCGTTCATTGAAGGAAGAATGCATCTGGCTTCATCGCTTCGAGTCACTAGGCCAGGCAAGAGCCGTCATCGGTCGCTGGATCCGGTATTACAATGAAGAGCGGCCGCATCAGTCCTTGGGCTATGTGGCACCCAAAGCTCACCCGGCATTAGTCGCTTGA
- a CDS encoding antitoxin Xre/MbcA/ParS toxin-binding domain-containing protein yields the protein MSAAESYAQHELSIRERTLERLTGKRMSQAQSDFEILEVIEKGLSSQKIIDFVKSLSLLHDQKALIKAIGLSERALYRRIKKSEPLTADQSSRVWRFAEILTKAEDVFGDSVEAVRWMSTPALGLEGHKPINLITTQVGYELVNEFLNRLDYGVYI from the coding sequence ATGTCCGCCGCTGAATCATATGCACAACATGAACTCAGCATTCGGGAGCGTACTTTGGAGCGGCTCACCGGTAAACGGATGTCGCAGGCTCAATCTGATTTCGAGATCCTTGAGGTAATCGAGAAGGGCTTGTCGTCTCAGAAAATTATCGACTTCGTCAAGTCGCTCAGCCTGCTTCACGACCAGAAGGCGCTGATCAAGGCAATCGGCTTGTCCGAGCGCGCGCTATATCGCCGCATCAAGAAATCCGAACCGCTTACTGCTGATCAGAGCAGCCGCGTTTGGCGGTTCGCCGAGATTCTGACCAAGGCTGAGGATGTATTCGGTGACTCCGTGGAAGCTGTACGCTGGATGAGTACACCTGCGTTGGGGCTGGAAGGCCATAAGCCGATTAACCTGATTACTACCCAAGTGGGTTACGAACTCGTTAATGAGTTCCTAAATCGTCTGGATTATGGGGTCTATATCTGA
- a CDS encoding Y-family DNA polymerase yields MIGLVDCNNFYASCERAFQPHLNGVPVGVLSNNDGCVIARSNELKALGIEMGTPAFELQHLVRQKRIVLLSSNYELYGDFSARVQSVLEEFAPQVERYSIDEMFVRFDGFDTATLTDHCRTLRWQVERYTGIPVSIGVASTRTLSKLANRAAKKIPAYGGVCVLDKDGPATKGLLQRIELGDIWGVGRRLVERLNLMGIRSAWELRNAEPKQIRRRFSVTLERTVLELRGIPCIEMNDFDEPRQRIMTSRSFGKLTGDYGEIHEAIRQHGQRGAEKLRQQGSLARAVLVFLKTNPYRPDLAQYSPSLIVELERPSDDSRAILHAASQALQRIYRPRYAFMKGGVMLLDLIDTDRQQLSLLDKPQNADERARSEKLMATMDELNRKMGRGAVSLGVPTPGAAWHLRCANRSPRWTTRWEEIPKVRAL; encoded by the coding sequence ATGATCGGGCTCGTTGACTGCAACAACTTCTATGCCAGCTGTGAACGGGCCTTTCAACCGCACTTGAATGGGGTGCCCGTGGGAGTGCTCAGCAATAACGATGGCTGTGTCATTGCCCGGTCCAACGAGCTCAAGGCGTTGGGTATCGAGATGGGAACCCCCGCGTTCGAGCTACAGCACCTGGTGCGGCAGAAGCGGATTGTGCTGCTGTCGTCCAATTATGAGCTTTACGGCGACTTCTCGGCCCGGGTGCAGTCGGTGCTGGAGGAGTTCGCCCCGCAGGTCGAGCGCTACTCCATCGATGAGATGTTCGTGCGCTTTGACGGCTTCGATACGGCGACGCTGACCGACCACTGCCGCACCCTCCGTTGGCAAGTGGAACGCTATACCGGCATTCCCGTGTCCATTGGCGTCGCCTCCACGCGTACGCTCAGCAAGCTCGCCAACCGCGCCGCAAAGAAGATCCCCGCTTATGGCGGCGTATGCGTACTGGACAAGGATGGCCCCGCGACCAAGGGCCTGCTCCAGCGGATCGAGCTAGGTGATATCTGGGGGGTCGGCCGTCGCTTGGTCGAGCGGCTGAACCTGATGGGGATTCGCTCCGCCTGGGAGCTGCGTAATGCCGAGCCCAAACAGATCCGGCGACGCTTCAGTGTCACCCTCGAACGTACCGTGCTGGAGCTGCGTGGTATCCCCTGCATCGAGATGAACGATTTCGATGAGCCGAGACAGCGCATCATGACCAGCCGCTCGTTCGGCAAGTTGACCGGCGACTATGGCGAAATCCATGAAGCCATACGTCAGCACGGCCAGCGTGGCGCCGAAAAGTTGCGTCAGCAAGGGAGCCTGGCCCGAGCCGTGCTGGTGTTTCTCAAGACCAACCCGTACCGGCCCGACCTGGCGCAGTACTCCCCGAGCCTGATCGTGGAGCTCGAACGCCCCTCCGATGACAGCCGGGCTATCCTGCACGCAGCGAGCCAGGCGCTGCAGCGCATTTATCGGCCCCGCTACGCCTTCATGAAAGGGGGCGTGATGCTGCTCGACTTAATCGACACCGACCGTCAGCAACTGTCACTGCTCGACAAGCCCCAGAACGCCGACGAACGCGCGCGTAGCGAGAAACTGATGGCGACCATGGACGAGTTGAACCGGAAGATGGGCCGGGGAGCAGTGAGCCTGGGTGTTCCCACGCCCGGGGCTGCCTGGCACTTGCGTTGTGCCAACCGGTCACCCCGCTGGACGACCCGCTGGGAGGAGATACCTAAGGTCAGGGCGTTGTAG
- a CDS encoding WYL domain-containing protein — MERGLEQLRDLFPEALQERRCQGKNRRTTHWLLTSRHGLLPEMLLNEHDLAMALSLLERQARSRLPQGVLERLTPYWEQARATAAHNVHTQRWQRDFQYLPDPLRPEPPSVDPDIQQAIEDALANEQLLKLHFDTLDGPRQLEGVFALRLLLLEEMLYLLAEHTQVEDPEESLALIPLYRVSRAEAQGLALGGRGLEPDLAQQYMLGTREAITLEMRVSRELAEALFQRPIGRGQIITPQGKHYRVTTLIVDSPQLRRWLRRRQDEAEVLAPIFS; from the coding sequence GTGGAGCGGGGTCTTGAACAGCTGCGCGACCTTTTCCCCGAAGCCCTGCAGGAGCGCAGATGCCAAGGGAAAAACAGACGCACGACTCACTGGCTGCTGACGTCGCGGCATGGCCTGTTACCGGAAATGCTGCTCAACGAGCATGATCTAGCCATGGCCCTTTCGTTACTGGAGCGCCAGGCCCGCAGCCGGTTGCCGCAAGGTGTCCTTGAACGATTGACGCCATACTGGGAGCAGGCCCGGGCTACCGCGGCCCACAATGTCCACACCCAGCGCTGGCAGCGTGACTTCCAGTATCTTCCCGATCCCCTGCGCCCTGAGCCTCCCAGCGTCGACCCGGACATTCAGCAGGCCATCGAGGACGCCCTGGCCAACGAGCAACTGTTGAAGCTCCATTTCGATACGCTTGATGGCCCGCGTCAGTTGGAGGGTGTGTTTGCCTTGCGCCTGCTGCTTCTGGAAGAGATGCTGTATCTCCTGGCGGAGCATACCCAGGTAGAGGATCCGGAGGAGAGCCTGGCACTGATACCGCTGTACCGTGTCAGCCGAGCCGAGGCTCAGGGACTGGCCCTAGGCGGGCGTGGCCTGGAGCCCGACCTCGCCCAGCAGTACATGTTGGGTACCCGCGAGGCCATTACGCTGGAAATGCGCGTCAGCCGCGAACTGGCAGAAGCGCTCTTCCAGCGCCCCATTGGCCGCGGCCAGATCATCACCCCTCAGGGAAAGCACTATCGGGTAACCACACTCATTGTGGACTCTCCTCAGCTCCGGCGCTGGCTGAGGCGCCGGCAAGACGAAGCCGAAGTCCTGGCACCTATATTTTCCTGA
- a CDS encoding helix-turn-helix transcriptional regulator encodes MESKQAFGAALQRLRRVKKLSQEDFSNVSSRTYLSTLERGLKTPTLGKVEELAEVMGIHPLSLLVEYYSIRDDSPDLEQLFECVRRELPTHV; translated from the coding sequence ATGGAGTCGAAACAAGCATTTGGGGCAGCATTACAGCGTTTGAGACGTGTCAAGAAGCTCTCTCAGGAGGACTTTTCAAATGTCAGCAGCCGCACTTATCTAAGTACGCTTGAACGCGGGCTGAAGACGCCGACGCTTGGCAAAGTTGAAGAGCTTGCGGAGGTGATGGGCATCCATCCGCTATCACTATTGGTCGAGTATTATTCGATCCGGGACGACTCTCCAGATCTTGAGCAACTCTTCGAATGTGTGCGCCGTGAGCTCCCAACGCATGTTTAG
- a CDS encoding ATP-dependent helicase: protein MIAVDAWKSADGLTLEPNALLAAKECARSLALTAGPGAGKTEMLAQRADFLLRTGTCRYPKRILAISFKVDASSNLKERVKRRCGSELATRFDSYTFHAFAKRIIDRFRPVLTGEYALDAGYKIADRKPSPSRTLIEFSDLVPFAIEILQQSAVARNAIRQTYSDVFLDEFQDCTNLQYELLKLAFQGTSIRLTAVGDTKQKIMGWAGAMDGIFPTFVADFAAAPLNMYRNFRSKPRLLRLQNEIIRKLDPSSVMPDEQLAGDEGEVFAWRFEDSRQEADYLAGLIEGWIRTEQLPPAEIAVLVRNQLDLYADHLMAALETRGLPFRNEQQMQDITVEPAARLIVDYLSCLYGQREPKAWIRIMNQLIPFAGEEIQSNARKDLDRLVKQQRKEIAIAELVDESYSGWWELVRAFLKQVSIETLVSLSPDYESRDRLKEVVRDTKARIEELLKLEADLPKALERFSDDQAVRILTIHKSKGLEFDSVIIMAVENEIFFGDQDENRCAYFVGVSRAKNRLVLTHADQRERPAGHSRRWDVQRTAQNEYFGYATPFLKKEQ, encoded by the coding sequence GTGATCGCGGTCGATGCTTGGAAGTCTGCAGATGGGCTGACTCTTGAACCGAATGCACTATTGGCAGCCAAGGAGTGCGCGCGCAGTCTCGCACTTACGGCAGGCCCTGGAGCTGGCAAGACCGAAATGCTTGCGCAACGGGCAGACTTTTTACTGCGCACAGGCACCTGTCGTTATCCCAAACGGATTCTGGCCATCTCGTTTAAGGTTGATGCCAGTAGTAACCTGAAAGAGCGGGTCAAGCGGCGCTGTGGTTCCGAGCTTGCCACGCGGTTTGACAGCTATACCTTTCATGCTTTCGCCAAGCGCATTATCGACCGTTTCCGCCCTGTGCTGACGGGCGAATATGCGCTGGATGCGGGGTACAAAATTGCGGATAGAAAGCCTAGCCCATCACGTACCTTGATCGAATTTTCCGACCTAGTGCCGTTTGCGATCGAGATTCTGCAGCAGTCTGCGGTCGCGCGGAACGCCATCCGTCAAACCTACAGCGACGTCTTCCTCGACGAATTCCAGGACTGCACCAACCTGCAGTACGAGCTACTCAAGCTCGCCTTTCAAGGCACGAGCATTCGCTTAACCGCCGTGGGCGACACTAAACAGAAGATCATGGGCTGGGCAGGAGCCATGGACGGCATCTTTCCGACTTTCGTTGCCGACTTTGCCGCCGCCCCGCTCAATATGTACCGCAACTTTCGTTCAAAGCCGCGACTGCTTCGCCTGCAAAACGAGATCATTCGCAAGCTTGACCCATCTTCCGTCATGCCTGATGAGCAGCTTGCCGGCGACGAAGGCGAGGTATTCGCCTGGCGCTTCGAAGATAGTCGTCAGGAGGCTGACTACCTCGCAGGCTTGATTGAAGGCTGGATAAGGACCGAGCAGTTGCCACCTGCGGAGATAGCAGTCCTGGTTCGTAATCAGCTCGACCTGTACGCCGATCATCTGATGGCGGCGTTGGAGACACGTGGCCTCCCGTTCCGTAACGAGCAGCAGATGCAGGACATTACGGTCGAGCCGGCTGCACGTTTGATCGTGGACTATCTCTCCTGCCTCTACGGCCAGCGCGAGCCAAAAGCCTGGATCCGGATCATGAATCAACTCATCCCTTTTGCTGGTGAAGAGATTCAGTCGAACGCGCGCAAGGACCTTGATCGGCTCGTCAAGCAGCAACGAAAAGAGATAGCCATTGCCGAGCTGGTCGATGAGTCCTACTCCGGCTGGTGGGAGTTGGTTCGAGCATTTCTGAAGCAAGTCAGTATCGAAACGCTGGTGTCGCTCTCCCCAGACTACGAGTCACGCGATCGGTTGAAGGAGGTGGTTCGCGATACCAAGGCCAGAATCGAGGAATTGCTAAAGTTGGAGGCTGACTTACCCAAGGCTCTTGAGCGGTTCTCAGACGACCAAGCCGTACGAATCCTGACCATCCATAAGAGCAAGGGCCTTGAGTTCGATTCGGTCATCATCATGGCCGTCGAAAACGAAATCTTCTTTGGCGATCAGGATGAAAACCGATGCGCCTATTTCGTCGGGGTTTCTCGTGCTAAGAATCGCTTGGTCCTTACGCATGCCGATCAACGGGAGCGTCCAGCGGGACATTCGAGGCGCTGGGATGTGCAACGCACAGCTCAAAATGAATACTTTGGCTATGCCACGCCGTTTTTAAAAAAAGAGCAATAG